Part of the Nostoc sp. ATCC 53789 genome is shown below.
GCCACTGTCAACCGTTATTTGAAAACATGGGGCTACGACCATCTCACAATGACTCGTCAACCGCCTGCGGTACGTTTTCAAGCAACTCACAGTAATGAATGTTGGCATTTCGACCTTAGCCCGTCCGATTTAAAACACGTAAAGCAGCCCTTATGGGTGGAAACGGGTAAAGGGAATCCGCTATTGATGCTTTATAGTGTCGTTGATGACCGCAGTGGTGTGTGTTACCAGGAATACCATTGTGTTTATGGAGAGGATGTAACAGCAGCGTTGCGCTTCCTATTTAATGCAATGACGGCTTCCACCTCGGATGGATGCCCCTTCCAGGGAATTCCTGAGATGATCTATACGGACAACGGGCCAATTGCCAAAAGCCATGTATTTCAAAATGTGATGGACTGCCTGGGAATCAAGCTTGCTAGCCATCTGCCTGCGGGTAAAGATGGGAGAAGGGTAACGGCTCGCTCCAAAGGAAAAGTGGAAAGACCGTTCCGGACAGTCAAAGAAGCCCATGAGACTCTGTATCATTTTCACGAACCAGAAAACGAAGTTGAGGCTAACCTATGGCTACGGCAGTATCTGCTAAATTATAACGACCAAAAACACCGTACAGAAGCGCACTCACGCTTAGAGGATTGGTTGCGAAATCTGCCAAAAAGCGGAATCAGGCAGATGTGTAGTTGGGAACGATTTTGTACTTTTGCCCGCGAACCGCAACGAAGGAAAGTGGATGCAACAGCCAGAGTATCAGTTGAGGGCGTGGCTTATGAAGTAAACCCAGACTTAGCAGGCGAAACTGTGGTGCTGTGGTGGGGTCTTTTTGATAACGAATTATATGTAGAGAAAGGCGACCAACGCTATGGCCCATTTTACCCAGTTGATGGGCCTATCCCCTTGCATCGCTATCGCAAACACAAGAAAACTAAAACCGAAGAACGGGCAGACCGGATTGCAGATTTAGCTCTTAAGCTGGGCTTGCCACGAACTGCCTTGGATAAAAACGCGGATCTGCAATTTTTGGTGGATAAGTACAAGGAAATTGAGCCAACTGTCACACCTTTTAAAGACCCAGACCCGTTCCAAGAATTTACTTATCCCACTGTATTATTCGCTAAACTGGCGATTTCAGATTATCTCGCTAAACCTTTGGCGAAATTATCCACTGAACAAATTGCCTTTATTGATGGGCTGCTAGCTGAGACTTTGAATAAAAAAGTGATTATTGAACGAGTACGGCAGTATTTCCACTCGAACAAAGGAGGGCAGCAAAATGCTCACTGAAGTAATGGAACACTTTCGTTTGGTCAAGGAATTTCCCAAGGCTGGTTACTACGAAACAGACCATCAAAAGCAAATGTTCAAAGACATTAAAGCTGCCATCCATTCAGGGAAACTGATTGCCATAACGGGAATTATTGGGTGTGGCAAGACGACTACTTTACGACGCTTGTTTGATGTTTTGGAGAAAGAAGGTAAGATTCTAGTCTCGAAGTCCCTTTCTGTAGATAAAGAACGGGCGACACTGCCAACACTTATTGCTGCTTTATTCTACGATTTATCCACAGATAAGGAAATTAAAATCCCTAAAGACGGTGAAAAACGGGAACGGGAACTACGCGACCTGATTAGAAAAGGTAAAAAGTCAGTAGCACTGTTTGTTGATGAGGCTCATGACCTTCATTACAGTACCCTGACGGGACTCAAACGTTTAATCGAAGTAGTTGAAGACGGTGGTGGCACACTTTCAGTGGTGCTGGCTGGTCATCCCAAACTGAAAAATGATCTGCGCCGTCCGACTATGGAAGAAATCGGTTATCGAGCAACAGTCTTCTCCTTGGAAGGCATTGTTGGCAATCAGCGAGAATATATTGAATGGCTAGTATCTGAATGCACTATCTCTGATACTCCAATTGGTGAAATATTGGAGGCGGAAGCTATTGAATTACTTGCCACGCGGCTCTTGACACCACTACAAATTGAGCAACATTTGACACTAGCTTTGGAGGCGGCGTACCGAGTCGCGGTCAAACCTGTGACTACGGTGATTGTGGAGTCAGTTCTGTCAAAGCAAATTGACGATTTGGAACCCACTCTCACAAGGCATGGCTATGACGTGAGGGGCTTGGCGGAACAGTTCAATGCCAAGCCGGCTGAAATTAAATCGCTGTTTCGCGGACAACTTGATCCCACTCGTGCGCGTGAATTACAAGAGCAAATGCTAGCTGCGGGGTTGCCACTTTAATTATTGGTCATATTTAGTACATTAAATCTTTTTCATCTCGATACTCTTGCAGACAAGCATACCCACCGCTTTATCTGCATCTGGCTTATTTGCAATTAATTTGAGCCAAGTCGGATGATTGCAAGCCCGTTGCAAATAATAATGAGTCTGTTTGCAATTAATGTGAGCCGAAGTGTAATCTTATTTGCAATTAATGTGAGCCAACAATTTTCTTGTTTGCAAGCCGGAGCGTTTATGTTTGCGAGCCGCAACATCTATTGAACCAAAAAGACGCGGAATCGGTCGTTAAAGGTTGGACTAGAGCTATTAGAATCTGGCTTGTCTCTCCGATCTCGTTTTTTATTCTGTTTTGGTTTTATTCACACATTTTTCCGATCCCTACTCCTATTGAAACTACCGAGTCTCTACAGAAGATTTTGCAGAATACTGATTGGAGTAATGCCAAGCTTCAACGGGTTGAGAAAAATTTGGGGACAGATCCAAACCGAAGACGACGGCGGTAAAAATTTGCTTAGTAAATTCTGTTGAGAAAGTGCTTCAACAATTTGTTAATGAGTATGCAATTAATCTTTCATAAGCACTTAGTTAATTAATCACAAAAATCTAGGAGATATTGTAAACTCCACGCCACACCATCACCATAAGGCAAAGGAGTGCTAAGTTTAGCTGCAAGATGAACGTTTGGATGAGCATTTGCAACAGCTACACTAAATCCTGCTACCTGAAACATACTAATATCACTTTCGCTATCACCAATTGCTATTACTTGGAAAGGATCTACACACATATATTTGCATAAATTGAATAGAGCATTACCTTTCTGTGCTTCTGGATGAGAAGCTAGTACAAACCTATAATCATTATCTGAATTGATATGTTCAGTAAAATACATAGATTTTCCATATGTTTTTAGACAGTACTCATAAAGTGAACTTGGTGAACGATCATGTTTGAAGCCAATCAGGACTGGTAAAGCATCTAAGGAAAGAACATTTTCCAGCGAGGAAACAGCTATTCTTTGGGTCATACTTTCACGTCTGTCTTGATAAGTGTGATACTCTGTTTCTTTAATAGTTACCATCAGTCCGAGTTTATTCTGGTCAGCGAACCTTATAATGTCCCTTATTACCTCAATATCTAAAGTTAGTCGTTGAAGCTCATTACCTAATGAATCTCTTATTACAGCACCTAGGTATGAAATTTTATAGATATTTCCACCTATTAAATCTGCAACCTCATCAACTCCTTGAGAGGGACGAGCCGATACCAGTGCAACGTAAATTCCTTTTGTCTGCGCCTTTCGTATTAATTCAATCGCATGTTCACTTAACCTTCCCTTATAATCAGTTAAAGTGTTATCTATGTCTAATGCTAAAAGTCGTGCTTTGTGAGACTGAATCTCCTTTGTTGAAGGTAAATCACTTGGAGATTTTAGAGGAAATCTGCTACTTAGTGGAGATAATGATGAAGAATTATTCATTTTTCTTCTATAAGTGAGGCACTACTAGTCAATAGTAGGCGTTATGGTAGCAATAGTACAGAAACTTAAGACTGAATTCATCGGTAAGAAGTTAAGGAGCGCAAAAGTTTTCGGTCTACTGACATTGGTAAAATTAAATAATTTTTCTCAGATTTAATCCTCGCACTCTAATGCACCTAAAGCCTTCAA
Proteins encoded:
- a CDS encoding DDE-type integrase/transposase/recombinase, with product MPAEALTNLRHRLDMLPSRCQERRQLMEETASLYGVSIDTLYRALRNSSRPKSINRSDSGTPRKLSQAEMELYCEVIAATKIRTCNKKGRHVSTARAIELLEDFGMNTPQGFIKPPKGLLTKATVNRYLKTWGYDHLTMTRQPPAVRFQATHSNECWHFDLSPSDLKHVKQPLWVETGKGNPLLMLYSVVDDRSGVCYQEYHCVYGEDVTAALRFLFNAMTASTSDGCPFQGIPEMIYTDNGPIAKSHVFQNVMDCLGIKLASHLPAGKDGRRVTARSKGKVERPFRTVKEAHETLYHFHEPENEVEANLWLRQYLLNYNDQKHRTEAHSRLEDWLRNLPKSGIRQMCSWERFCTFAREPQRRKVDATARVSVEGVAYEVNPDLAGETVVLWWGLFDNELYVEKGDQRYGPFYPVDGPIPLHRYRKHKKTKTEERADRIADLALKLGLPRTALDKNADLQFLVDKYKEIEPTVTPFKDPDPFQEFTYPTVLFAKLAISDYLAKPLAKLSTEQIAFIDGLLAETLNKKVIIERVRQYFHSNKGGQQNAH
- a CDS encoding AAA family ATPase, producing the protein MLTEVMEHFRLVKEFPKAGYYETDHQKQMFKDIKAAIHSGKLIAITGIIGCGKTTTLRRLFDVLEKEGKILVSKSLSVDKERATLPTLIAALFYDLSTDKEIKIPKDGEKRERELRDLIRKGKKSVALFVDEAHDLHYSTLTGLKRLIEVVEDGGGTLSVVLAGHPKLKNDLRRPTMEEIGYRATVFSLEGIVGNQREYIEWLVSECTISDTPIGEILEAEAIELLATRLLTPLQIEQHLTLALEAAYRVAVKPVTTVIVESVLSKQIDDLEPTLTRHGYDVRGLAEQFNAKPAEIKSLFRGQLDPTRARELQEQMLAAGLPL
- a CDS encoding HAD-IIB family hydrolase; translation: MNNSSSLSPLSSRFPLKSPSDLPSTKEIQSHKARLLALDIDNTLTDYKGRLSEHAIELIRKAQTKGIYVALVSARPSQGVDEVADLIGGNIYKISYLGAVIRDSLGNELQRLTLDIEVIRDIIRFADQNKLGLMVTIKETEYHTYQDRRESMTQRIAVSSLENVLSLDALPVLIGFKHDRSPSSLYEYCLKTYGKSMYFTEHINSDNDYRFVLASHPEAQKGNALFNLCKYMCVDPFQVIAIGDSESDISMFQVAGFSVAVANAHPNVHLAAKLSTPLPYGDGVAWSLQYLLDFCD